The following are from one region of the Sphingomonas sp. J315 genome:
- a CDS encoding VOC family protein, translating into MPTTFIEHANLTVTSPQRTAKLIQHLFGWHIRWQGAARDGGTSIHVGDDRFYLALYAPPVDAERRYPKGQPLNHVGFVVDDLDAVETKVAAAGLKPFGHDDYDPGRRFYFLDFDGIEFEIVSYG; encoded by the coding sequence ATGCCCACGACCTTTATCGAACACGCCAACCTCACCGTCACCAGCCCGCAGCGCACTGCGAAGCTGATCCAGCATCTGTTCGGCTGGCACATCCGCTGGCAGGGCGCCGCACGCGACGGCGGCACGTCGATCCATGTCGGCGACGACCGCTTCTACCTTGCGCTCTACGCACCGCCGGTCGATGCCGAGCGCCGCTACCCCAAGGGCCAACCGCTCAACCATGTCGGCTTCGTAGTCGACGACCTGGACGCGGTAGAGACCAAGGTCGCCGCCGCCGGACTCAAGCCGTTCGGGCACGACGACTATGATCCGGGGCGGCGCTTCTACTTCCTCGATTTCGACGGAATCGAGTTCGAGATCGTCTCCTATGGCTGA
- a CDS encoding DUF2059 domain-containing protein encodes MSALLFGLASLLSIAATDEPGRQSAPSQTAPAVQIETPPSATKLALIKRFLKAIGRQHQLDSGSFLERYAIPGGVMWPVKAGALPAEDLLGGFERRMSALKKAYERHRSTYQKAYEDHVNWEFTEDELVKIVDFLESPVGQHYLDGRWRMEAYTDTNTEDLEQEIVAEAQASLAN; translated from the coding sequence ATGAGCGCACTTCTTTTCGGCTTGGCATCCCTATTGAGCATAGCAGCGACTGACGAACCGGGGCGGCAGTCGGCTCCTTCGCAAACGGCTCCTGCCGTACAAATCGAAACTCCCCCAAGCGCGACCAAGCTCGCCCTGATCAAGCGGTTTCTGAAGGCCATAGGTCGCCAACACCAACTCGATAGCGGGAGCTTTCTTGAGCGTTACGCCATACCGGGCGGAGTGATGTGGCCCGTGAAGGCAGGTGCCCTGCCAGCAGAAGACTTACTGGGTGGCTTTGAGCGCCGAATGTCAGCGCTCAAGAAAGCCTATGAAAGGCATCGTTCGACCTATCAAAAGGCCTACGAGGACCATGTGAACTGGGAGTTTACAGAGGACGAGTTAGTCAAGATCGTTGACTTCTTGGAAAGCCCGGTCGGGCAACATTACCTTGACGGTCGTTGGCGGATGGAAGCGTATACGGACACAAATACCGAGGACCTTGAGCAAGAGATTGTAGCAGAAGCCCAAGCCAGCTTGGCAAATTAG
- a CDS encoding DUF418 domain-containing protein, with translation MIQGQRSTRFYAVLLALTYSFGLTARYVGALEISSFAPYPKTIWITTEFARIATSIGHVALINLLFKTGIGQRILSPFKACGRTAFSLYFLQQIIGLHILFAPYGLGLWGKYGWATQFWIATGVIALCVVVANLWVLRFANGPLEWAWRSLAYVKRQPFLRRPDEGVVA, from the coding sequence GTGATCCAGGGGCAGCGGAGCACCCGCTTCTACGCGGTCCTGCTCGCGCTCACTTACAGCTTCGGCCTCACCGCGCGCTATGTCGGCGCGCTCGAAATCAGCAGCTTCGCGCCCTATCCCAAGACGATCTGGATCACGACGGAGTTCGCCCGGATCGCGACCAGCATCGGCCATGTCGCGTTGATCAACCTGCTGTTCAAAACAGGCATCGGCCAGCGCATCCTGTCGCCGTTCAAGGCGTGCGGACGCACGGCCTTTTCGCTCTACTTCCTGCAACAGATCATCGGGCTGCACATCCTGTTCGCGCCCTATGGCCTTGGCCTATGGGGCAAGTACGGCTGGGCGACGCAATTCTGGATCGCGACCGGGGTGATCGCCTTGTGCGTAGTGGTCGCCAATCTATGGGTGCTGCGCTTCGCCAACGGCCCGCTCGAATGGGCGTGGCGCAGCCTGGCTTATGTGAAACGGCAGCCGTTCCTGCGGCGGCCGGATGAAGGAGTGGTGGCATGA
- the soxR gene encoding redox-sensitive transcriptional activator SoxR, translating to MRGNELLTIGELATRTGLSVSAIRFYEAKGLVAPIRTSGNQRRFLRSDIRRLSFALIAQRLGLTIEEIGAELSRLPHGRTPTLADWNRISRHFRAEIDRRIALLERTRDKLDTCIGCGCLSLRKCGLYNPADKAGAEGAGPRYVLSGEAVE from the coding sequence ATGCGCGGCAACGAACTGCTCACCATCGGCGAACTGGCAACCCGCACCGGGCTCAGTGTCTCCGCCATCCGCTTCTATGAGGCAAAGGGGCTGGTCGCGCCGATCCGCACCAGCGGCAATCAGCGCCGCTTCCTCCGCTCCGACATCCGCCGCCTGTCCTTCGCGTTGATCGCCCAGAGACTGGGGCTGACGATTGAGGAGATCGGCGCGGAACTCAGCCGCCTTCCGCATGGCCGCACCCCGACGCTCGCCGACTGGAACCGCATCAGCCGTCATTTCCGCGCCGAGATCGACCGCCGCATCGCGCTGCTCGAACGGACGCGCGACAAGCTCGATACGTGCATCGGCTGCGGCTGCCTGTCGCTGCGCAAATGCGGGCTGTACAACCCCGCCGACAAGGCGGGGGCGGAGGGGGCGGGGCCGCGCTATGTACTGAGCGGGGAGGCCGTGGAATGA
- the ybaL gene encoding YbaL family putative K(+) efflux transporter, protein MHHTPLIATIVAGLVIAFIMGSIAHKLKVSPIAGYLLAGIMVGPFTPGFVADGNLAAELAEIGVILLMFGVGLHFSLRDLLAVRKIAVPGAIVQIASAVLMGMGLAWALGWDPLAGFVFGLALSVASTVVLLRGLQGFGIVDTERGRIAVGWLIVEDLVMVLALVLLPVLAEIMKSDGPMTWSSVLVPLAQISFKVTGFLVVMLLVARRLIPMALHWVVHTGSRELFRLAVLAIALGVAFGAAVVFDVSFALGAFFAGMILGETPLSRQATEETLPLRDAFAVLFFVSVGMLFNPAVIVEQPLPLIATVLIIVIGKSLAAYGIVRMLGRSHRIAITAAASLAQIGEFSFILASLGTNLEILPPAGRDLILAGALLSILANPFIFNWFVPRRQEKTDPIEPPADTGDRTDHVVLVGYGRVGKLIARDLLAKRRPFILIEDQADMANAAKEAGLDVVRGNAVDPEALKAAGVDRANALLIAIPEGFEGGAVVEAVLALNPTIAIVARAHSDAELAHLEAKGAGDVVVGEREIATRMLSLCARPLKRPA, encoded by the coding sequence ATGCACCACACCCCCCTCATCGCCACGATCGTCGCGGGCCTCGTCATTGCCTTCATCATGGGGTCGATCGCCCACAAGCTGAAGGTTTCGCCGATCGCGGGCTATCTGCTCGCCGGGATCATGGTCGGGCCTTTTACGCCCGGCTTCGTCGCCGATGGAAACCTCGCCGCCGAACTCGCCGAGATCGGCGTCATCCTGCTGATGTTCGGCGTCGGGTTGCACTTCTCGCTGCGTGACTTGCTCGCTGTGCGCAAGATCGCGGTTCCGGGAGCGATCGTGCAGATCGCTTCGGCGGTGCTGATGGGGATGGGCCTTGCCTGGGCATTGGGCTGGGACCCGCTGGCGGGTTTCGTGTTCGGCCTGGCGCTGTCCGTCGCCAGCACCGTGGTGCTGCTGCGCGGGCTTCAGGGGTTCGGCATCGTCGACACCGAACGCGGGCGGATCGCCGTCGGCTGGCTGATCGTGGAGGATCTGGTGATGGTCCTCGCGCTCGTCCTGCTCCCTGTGCTGGCGGAGATCATGAAGAGCGACGGTCCGATGACGTGGAGTTCGGTGCTCGTCCCGCTCGCGCAGATCTCGTTCAAGGTGACCGGCTTCCTCGTCGTCATGCTGCTCGTCGCGCGCCGCCTCATCCCGATGGCGCTGCACTGGGTGGTGCATACCGGGTCGCGGGAGCTGTTCCGCCTTGCCGTGCTGGCGATCGCGCTGGGTGTCGCGTTCGGCGCGGCGGTAGTGTTCGACGTGTCGTTTGCGCTGGGCGCCTTTTTCGCGGGCATGATCCTGGGCGAAACTCCGCTCAGCCGACAGGCGACCGAAGAGACGCTGCCGCTGCGCGATGCGTTCGCGGTGCTGTTCTTCGTCTCTGTCGGCATGTTGTTCAACCCGGCGGTGATCGTCGAGCAGCCGCTGCCGCTGATCGCCACCGTGCTGATCATCGTGATCGGCAAGTCGCTCGCCGCATATGGCATCGTCCGTATGCTCGGCCGATCGCACCGCATCGCGATCACTGCGGCGGCCAGCCTGGCGCAGATCGGCGAATTCTCGTTCATCCTCGCCAGTCTCGGCACCAATCTTGAAATCCTGCCGCCCGCTGGCCGCGACCTGATCCTGGCCGGGGCGCTGCTCTCGATCCTCGCCAATCCGTTCATCTTCAACTGGTTCGTGCCGCGTCGGCAGGAAAAGACCGACCCGATCGAGCCGCCCGCAGACACCGGCGACCGCACCGACCATGTCGTGCTGGTCGGCTATGGCCGGGTGGGCAAGCTGATCGCGCGCGACCTGCTGGCGAAGCGGCGCCCGTTCATCCTGATCGAGGATCAGGCCGACATGGCCAATGCGGCGAAGGAGGCTGGACTGGACGTGGTGCGCGGCAACGCGGTCGATCCGGAAGCGCTGAAGGCCGCAGGCGTCGATCGCGCGAACGCGCTGCTGATCGCGATTCCCGAGGGGTTCGAGGGGGGCGCCGTGGTCGAAGCGGTGCTCGCCCTCAATCCGACCATCGCCATCGTCGCCCGCGCCCATTCGGATGCGGAACTCGCGCATCTCGAAGCCAAGGGCGCGGGTGACGTGGTGGTCGGCGAGCGCGAGATCGCCACCCGCATGCTGAGCCTGTGCGCGCGGCCGCTGAAGCGCCCGGCATAG
- a CDS encoding NAD(P)/FAD-dependent oxidoreductase translates to MEDCIIVGAGPAGLTAAIYLARYHLSIRLFDCGSSRAALIPRTHNHAGYPEGIEGVELLRAMLAQAERFGAVREPAKVTRVEPVADGFVVHAGQRRFEARSVLLATGVVNHRPEGMADAVHDPALARGLLRYCPVCDGYEVTDKRVGVIGTGDHGMREALFLRGFTRDVTLIAPDVEHRLDDPCVAALEEAGIGRIDGPCGGYAIEGERIALDTAAGRMTFDSIYPALGSRIRSDLAVAAGAAATEDGCLEVDDHQRTSIPGLFAAGDVVKGLDQISNAMGQAGVASTTIRNMLSEQRAIWR, encoded by the coding sequence ATGGAAGATTGCATCATCGTCGGCGCGGGGCCGGCCGGACTGACGGCCGCGATCTATCTGGCGCGCTATCACCTGTCGATCCGGCTGTTCGATTGCGGGTCGAGCCGCGCAGCGCTGATCCCGCGCACGCACAACCATGCCGGCTACCCCGAGGGGATCGAGGGGGTCGAGCTGTTGCGGGCGATGCTGGCGCAGGCCGAGCGGTTCGGCGCGGTGCGCGAGCCGGCCAAGGTGACGCGGGTCGAGCCCGTCGCGGACGGCTTTGTCGTTCATGCGGGCCAACGGCGGTTCGAGGCGCGGTCGGTGCTGCTGGCGACCGGGGTGGTCAATCACCGGCCAGAGGGGATGGCGGATGCGGTGCATGATCCGGCGCTGGCGCGCGGGCTGCTGCGCTATTGCCCGGTGTGCGACGGTTACGAGGTGACCGACAAGCGCGTGGGCGTGATCGGTACCGGGGACCATGGGATGCGCGAGGCGCTGTTCCTGCGCGGCTTTACCCGCGACGTCACGCTGATCGCGCCGGATGTGGAGCATCGGCTGGACGATCCGTGTGTCGCGGCGCTGGAGGAGGCAGGGATCGGCCGGATCGACGGTCCGTGCGGCGGCTATGCGATCGAGGGTGAGCGGATCGCACTCGATACGGCGGCGGGGCGTATGACGTTCGACAGCATTTACCCTGCGCTGGGATCGCGCATCCGCTCCGACCTTGCCGTCGCGGCGGGCGCGGCAGCGACCGAGGACGGATGCCTCGAGGTGGACGACCACCAGCGCACCAGCATCCCCGGCCTGTTCGCGGCGGGCGATGTGGTGAAGGGGCTGGACCAGATCAGCAACGCGATGGGTCAGGCCGGGGTCGCGTCGACGACGATCCGGAATATGCTGAGTGAACAGCGGGCGATTTGGCGGTAG
- the rpsM gene encoding 30S ribosomal protein S13 — translation MARIAGVNLPTNKRVLIALQYIHGIGPAKAKQITEKLGITLERRVQDLTDQEVLQIRETIDADHTVEGDLRRETAMNIKRLMDLACYRGLRHRKGLPVRGQRTHTNARTRKGKAKPIAGKKK, via the coding sequence ATGGCACGTATTGCGGGCGTTAACTTGCCCACCAACAAGCGCGTTCTGATCGCGCTTCAGTATATCCACGGCATCGGCCCGGCAAAGGCGAAGCAGATCACCGAAAAGCTCGGCATCACGCTTGAGCGCCGCGTGCAGGACCTGACCGATCAGGAAGTGCTGCAGATCCGCGAAACCATCGACGCCGACCACACGGTCGAGGGTGACCTGCGTCGCGAAACCGCGATGAACATCAAGCGCCTGATGGACCTTGCCTGCTATCGCGGCCTGCGTCATCGCAAGGGGCTGCCGGTTCGCGGCCAGCGCACGCACACCAACGCCCGCACCCGCAAGGGCAAGGCGAAGCCGATCGCTGGCAAGAAGAAGTAA
- a CDS encoding SRPBCC domain-containing protein, whose product MKPIIAAALMLGAAPAVAEVTKTDPAGFVSTHKLVIAAPPEKVWDTIAKPSLWWSKDHSYTGDAANLSIDPRPGGCWCERMPGGAVEHARTLYADRGKVFRFSGAFGPLQSGAVNATMTFALKAEGQGTALTVTYVAGGYHPNGIESFAKVVDQVIGAQMPGLKAAAERN is encoded by the coding sequence ATGAAACCGATCATTGCGGCAGCGCTGATGCTGGGTGCGGCCCCGGCCGTGGCAGAGGTGACCAAGACCGACCCCGCCGGCTTCGTCTCGACCCACAAGCTCGTCATCGCCGCCCCGCCAGAAAAAGTGTGGGACACGATCGCCAAACCGTCGCTGTGGTGGAGCAAGGACCACAGCTACACCGGCGACGCCGCCAATTTGTCGATCGACCCCCGGCCCGGCGGCTGTTGGTGCGAAAGGATGCCGGGCGGCGCGGTCGAGCATGCCCGCACCCTCTATGCCGATCGCGGCAAGGTGTTCCGTTTCTCCGGCGCGTTCGGCCCGTTGCAATCGGGCGCGGTCAACGCGACGATGACCTTTGCGCTCAAGGCGGAGGGGCAGGGGACGGCGCTGACCGTCACCTATGTCGCGGGCGGCTATCACCCCAATGGGATCGAGAGTTTCGCGAAGGTGGTCGATCAGGTGATCGGCGCGCAGATGCCGGGGCTGAAGGCTGCGGCCGAGCGCAACTGA
- the rplS gene encoding 50S ribosomal protein L19, which produces MNLIQQIEAENVAKFLADKKIPEFRPGDTLKVGVKVVEGERTRVQNYEGVCIARANKGMGSNFTVRKISFGEGVERVFPLYSPNIDSIEVVRRGVVRRAKLYYLRGRTGKSARIAERRDPRPSKDVAAAE; this is translated from the coding sequence ATGAACCTCATCCAGCAGATCGAGGCCGAGAACGTCGCGAAGTTCCTGGCCGACAAGAAGATCCCCGAATTCCGTCCCGGCGACACGCTGAAGGTCGGCGTGAAGGTCGTCGAAGGCGAGCGCACCCGCGTTCAGAACTATGAAGGCGTCTGCATCGCCCGCGCCAACAAGGGCATGGGCAGCAACTTCACCGTTCGCAAGATTTCGTTCGGTGAGGGCGTCGAGCGCGTTTTCCCGCTCTATTCGCCGAATATCGACAGCATCGAAGTCGTCCGTCGCGGCGTGGTGCGTCGTGCGAAGCTCTATTATCTGCGCGGCCGCACCGGCAAGTCGGCGCGTATCGCCGAGCGCCGCGACCCGCGTCCGTCGAAGGACGTTGCCGCCGCCGAGTAA
- the rpsK gene encoding 30S ribosomal protein S11, which translates to MAQAPQRLRRRERKNITAGVAHVNASFNNTMITITDAQGNAISWSSAGMMGFKGSRKSTPYAAQVAAEDAGRKAAEHGVRTLEVEVKGPGSGRESALRALQSVGFQITSIRDVTSIPHNGVRPSKRRRV; encoded by the coding sequence ATGGCACAAGCACCGCAGCGTCTTCGCCGTCGCGAACGCAAGAACATCACCGCCGGCGTCGCCCATGTGAACGCCAGCTTCAACAACACCATGATCACGATCACGGACGCCCAGGGCAACGCGATCAGCTGGTCGTCGGCCGGCATGATGGGCTTCAAGGGCTCGCGCAAGTCGACGCCTTACGCCGCGCAGGTCGCTGCCGAGGACGCGGGCCGCAAGGCCGCCGAGCACGGCGTCCGCACGCTCGAGGTCGAGGTGAAGGGTCCGGGTTCGGGCCGCGAGAGCGCCCTTCGCGCCCTTCAGTCGGTTGGTTTCCAGATCACGTCGATCCGCGACGTGACCTCGATCCCGCATAACGGCGTTCGCCCCAGCAAGCGCCGCCGCGTCTGA
- the trmD gene encoding tRNA (guanosine(37)-N1)-methyltransferase TrmD — translation MTFAATVLTLYPDMFPGPLGASIAGRALNEGKWSLDTVQIRDFATDKHRTVDDTPAGGGAGMVLKPDILAAACDSVGYDRPMLAMTPRGAPLTQDRVRALAAGPGVSILCGRFEGFDERLFDARPIEQVSIGDYVLSGGEMGALVLLDACIRLLPGVMGAPSSGVEESFESGLLEYPQFTRPVEWEGRTIPQVLRSGDHARINAWRKQQAETDTRLRRPDLWERHEGARVHPPSGARQQKDE, via the coding sequence ATGACCTTTGCCGCTACCGTCCTAACGCTTTACCCGGATATGTTTCCCGGCCCGCTCGGTGCGTCGATCGCCGGACGCGCGCTGAACGAGGGGAAGTGGAGCCTCGACACTGTCCAGATCCGCGACTTCGCGACCGACAAGCACCGCACGGTGGACGATACGCCGGCCGGGGGCGGGGCGGGGATGGTGCTCAAGCCCGATATCCTCGCCGCAGCATGTGACAGCGTCGGTTACGACCGCCCGATGCTGGCGATGACCCCGCGCGGCGCGCCGCTGACGCAGGACCGCGTGCGCGCGCTCGCTGCTGGTCCCGGCGTGTCGATCCTGTGCGGACGGTTCGAGGGGTTCGACGAGCGGCTGTTCGACGCGCGCCCGATCGAGCAGGTGTCGATCGGCGACTATGTGCTGTCGGGCGGAGAGATGGGCGCGCTGGTCCTTCTCGATGCTTGCATTCGGCTGCTTCCCGGCGTAATGGGCGCGCCTTCCAGCGGAGTCGAGGAAAGCTTCGAAAGCGGCCTCCTCGAATATCCGCAATTTACCCGACCCGTCGAATGGGAAGGGCGCACGATCCCGCAAGTGCTGCGATCGGGGGATCATGCGCGGATCAACGCCTGGCGAAAGCAACAGGCCGAGACCGATACACGGCTAAGGAGGCCGGATCTTTGGGAGCGCCATGAGGGCGCTCGGGTCCATCCTCCCTCTGGCGCGCGGCAACAGAAGGACGAATGA
- a CDS encoding DNA-directed RNA polymerase subunit alpha, producing the protein MSVNAKNWQELKKPNGLEKKGGDGKRKATFVAEPLERGFGLTLGNALRRVLLSSLQGAAVTSIKIENVLHEFSSLAGVREDVTDLVLNVKQIALRMQGEGAKRLQLSATGPAEVKAGDIAVSGDIEVMNPELVLCHLDDGATLNMELIADTGKGYVPASANRPADAPIGLIPVDALYSPVRQVSYKVENTRVGQELDYDKLSLSIETDGTVTPEDALAYAARILQDQLALFVHFDDSAITRSAPVGVAAQSSASESGSDTATINRYLLKKVDELELSVRSANCLKNDNIIYIGDLVQKTEAEMLRTPNFGRKSLNEIKEVLSSMGLRLGMEIPGWPPENIEEMAKKLEQEIMG; encoded by the coding sequence GTGTCTGTCAATGCAAAGAACTGGCAGGAACTTAAGAAGCCGAACGGCCTTGAGAAAAAGGGCGGTGACGGCAAGCGGAAGGCGACCTTCGTCGCCGAACCGCTGGAGCGCGGCTTCGGCCTGACGCTCGGCAACGCGCTGCGCCGCGTGCTGCTCTCGTCGCTCCAGGGCGCTGCGGTGACCTCGATCAAGATCGAGAATGTTCTGCACGAGTTCAGCTCGCTCGCCGGCGTGCGTGAGGACGTGACCGATCTCGTTCTCAACGTGAAGCAGATCGCGCTGCGCATGCAGGGCGAAGGTGCCAAGCGCCTTCAGCTGAGCGCCACCGGCCCGGCCGAAGTCAAGGCTGGCGACATCGCCGTGTCGGGCGACATCGAAGTGATGAACCCCGAACTGGTGCTGTGCCATCTCGACGACGGCGCGACGCTGAACATGGAACTGATCGCCGACACCGGTAAGGGCTATGTTCCCGCCAGTGCCAACCGCCCGGCGGATGCGCCGATCGGTCTGATCCCGGTCGACGCGCTCTACTCGCCCGTCCGTCAGGTCAGCTACAAGGTCGAGAACACCCGCGTCGGCCAGGAACTCGACTATGACAAGCTGAGCCTGTCGATCGAGACCGACGGCACCGTGACCCCGGAAGACGCGCTCGCCTATGCCGCGCGCATCCTTCAGGACCAGCTGGCGCTGTTCGTCCACTTCGACGATTCGGCCATCACCCGCAGCGCACCGGTCGGCGTCGCCGCACAGTCGTCTGCGTCGGAAAGCGGCAGCGACACCGCGACGATCAACCGCTACCTGCTCAAGAAGGTGGACGAGCTCGAGCTGTCGGTCCGTTCGGCCAACTGCCTCAAGAACGACAACATCATCTATATCGGCGATCTGGTCCAGAAGACCGAAGCCGAGATGCTGCGCACCCCGAATTTCGGCCGCAAGTCGCTGAACGAAATCAAGGAAGTGCTGTCGTCCATGGGCCTGCGCCTCGGCATGGAAATCCCGGGCTGGCCGCCTGAGAATATCGAAGAGATGGCCAAGAAGCTCGAGCAGGAGATCATGGGGTAA
- a CDS encoding polysaccharide deacetylase family protein — protein MKRRRLIIAGATVALLLVAAWGLRAAMQARCWAFGAPVTCRVATQDKIVALSFDDGPTRAGLDAVLPVLAAHGARATFFVIGAEAEAYPEGLRRIAAAGHEIGNHSLHHRRMISPFSATYRDEIARTDRVVESAGAPRPKLFRPPYGVKFTGLAGALDGKTIAMWDFEEPVARPGGARAYADAVIAAARPGSIILIHPMYASRSVEREALPLVLAGLKARGFRIVGVSELVARDTLPARTEAR, from the coding sequence ATGAAGCGTCGAAGGCTGATCATCGCAGGCGCGACCGTCGCGCTGCTGCTCGTCGCCGCCTGGGGGCTCAGGGCGGCGATGCAGGCGCGGTGCTGGGCGTTCGGCGCACCGGTCACCTGTCGCGTCGCCACGCAGGACAAGATCGTCGCGCTCAGCTTTGACGACGGGCCGACCCGCGCTGGGCTCGATGCGGTCCTCCCGGTGCTCGCCGCGCACGGCGCACGCGCGACCTTCTTCGTCATCGGTGCGGAAGCGGAAGCCTATCCCGAGGGGCTGCGGCGGATCGCGGCGGCGGGGCATGAGATCGGCAACCACAGCCTGCATCACCGCCGCATGATCTCGCCTTTTTCCGCCACCTATCGCGACGAGATCGCCCGCACCGACCGCGTGGTGGAGTCCGCCGGGGCGCCGCGCCCGAAGCTGTTCCGCCCGCCCTATGGCGTCAAGTTCACCGGTCTGGCCGGAGCGCTCGACGGCAAGACGATCGCGATGTGGGATTTCGAGGAGCCGGTCGCGCGTCCCGGTGGCGCGCGCGCCTATGCCGATGCGGTGATCGCGGCGGCGCGGCCGGGGTCGATCATCCTGATCCACCCGATGTATGCCAGCCGCAGCGTCGAGCGCGAAGCGCTCCCGCTGGTGCTGGCCGGGCTCAAGGCACGCGGCTTCCGCATCGTCGGCGTGAGCGAACTGGTTGCGCGCGACACTTTACCTGCCCGCACGGAAGCCCGATAG
- the rplQ gene encoding 50S ribosomal protein L17 — protein sequence MRHKYGGRKLQRTSAHRLALFRNMSAALIKHEQITTTVAKAKELRPYVEKLVTLAKKGGLSNRRLAHARLLDDAQLVKLFDVLASRYADRNGGYTRIIKTGPRASDAAPMAIIEFVDRDVSAKGQDSGPVMTDEDYEDAA from the coding sequence ATGCGCCATAAGTACGGCGGTCGTAAGCTTCAGCGTACCTCGGCTCATCGTCTTGCGCTGTTCCGCAACATGTCGGCTGCGCTGATCAAGCACGAGCAGATCACCACCACCGTCGCCAAGGCGAAGGAACTGCGTCCCTACGTCGAAAAGCTGGTCACGCTGGCGAAGAAGGGTGGTCTTTCGAACCGCCGTCTCGCCCATGCCCGTCTGCTCGACGATGCGCAGCTGGTGAAGCTGTTCGACGTGCTCGCGTCGCGCTACGCCGACCGCAACGGCGGCTACACCCGCATCATCAAGACCGGCCCGCGCGCTTCGGACGCGGCGCCGATGGCGATCATCGAATTCGTCGACCGCGACGTCTCGGCCAAGGGCCAGGACTCGGGTCCGGTGATGACCGACGAGGATTACGAAGACGCCGCCTGA